A DNA window from Paenibacillus sp. HWE-109 contains the following coding sequences:
- a CDS encoding methylated-DNA--[protein]-cysteine S-methyltransferase produces the protein MKETQPTTNNVLSYTEVASPIGQLVIVATRRGLCNISFGTFEQNQDQLQAWASRYYGKVQHEWQEDASQLAPVAEQLTQYFGRKLERFEGDIDLQGTDFQKRVWTALLDIPYGKTASYKDIAQAIGSPKAVRAVGGANNKNPIPVIIPCHRVIGASGELVGYGGGLDIKVCLLDLEQPKTTTPSYD, from the coding sequence ATGAAAGAAACACAACCGACTACAAACAACGTTCTTTCCTATACAGAAGTGGCCTCTCCCATAGGTCAGCTTGTCATCGTTGCAACCCGGCGTGGACTTTGCAACATTTCTTTTGGGACTTTTGAGCAGAATCAAGATCAACTGCAAGCCTGGGCTTCGCGTTATTATGGCAAGGTCCAGCATGAATGGCAGGAGGACGCCTCACAGTTGGCGCCGGTTGCCGAGCAGCTCACCCAGTATTTTGGCCGCAAGCTTGAGCGTTTTGAGGGGGACATCGATTTGCAGGGAACGGACTTTCAGAAACGTGTTTGGACGGCACTGCTGGACATTCCGTATGGCAAGACAGCATCCTACAAAGATATTGCCCAAGCCATCGGCTCACCCAAAGCTGTAAGGGCTGTAGGCGGGGCCAATAATAAAAATCCAATTCCGGTCATCATCCCGTGTCATCGAGTGATTGGCGCAAGCGGTGAACTCGTTGGCTACGGCGGAGGGTTGGATATCAAAGTGTGTTTGCTGGATTTGGAACAACCCAAGACGA